The Opitutales bacterium ASA1 genome window below encodes:
- a CDS encoding efflux RND transporter permease subunit, whose protein sequence is MKFTDLFIRRPVLAIVVNLLIIIGGFQAYRSLNIRQYPRSDNAAVIVRTVYVGANADLVRGFITTPLERAIAAADGIEYLQSESAQSLSTISARLKLNYDPTKALAEISAKVDQVRGDLPPEAEVPIIDIESADSQFASAYLSFSSSILQENEITDYLVRVVQPRLSAIEGVQRAEILGARTFAMRIWLDPDRMAALNVSPVQVRSALAANNYLAALGQTKGALIQVNLTANTDLTTVEEFKRLVVRESDGAIVRLQDIADVVLGAESYDAEVRFSGESATFIGVFVLPNANSIDVIRRVNVEMESIRADLPSGMEARVAYDATDYINSAINEVVKTLTETLLIVIVVIFLFLGSFRAVIVPVVSIPVSLIGAVFLMLVFGFTINLLTLLAVVLSVGLVVDDAIVVVENCERHLREGKRPIEAAIIGARELIGPVIAMTVTLAAVYAPIGFQGGLTGSLFREFAFTLAGAVMISGFVALTLSPMMSSRLLTHDADQHWLPAHINRGFEWLRGVYGRLLDATLAARPAVYVVWIGLTLLAVPMFMFSPKELAPAEDQGVIFGIVDTPSNSTLEQTSLSAKAANDVFLGIPEAQYTFQITFPTGGFGGVVVAPWAERTRSVHEILPEVQQKTGMIPGIRFLPIVPQALPGGSNFPVEFIIASTANHEEILGFAQAIADRAMAVEGMFYFPPIIDTKIDLPQSELVIDRDKVAALGLNLQQVGADVGSMVGGNFVNRFSIDGRSYKVIPQIRREARLNPEQLGNIHVTGPDGRLVPLSTIASIRETTQPRSLNRFQQLNAVKISGVSGKPLDEALRTLEDLAAEILPEGYKLDYTGDSRQLRTEGNKFLPAFALAIVLIFLVLAAQFNSFRDPFVILLGSVPLAIFGALIFTFLKMPNPNLPWWTDGFTTTINIYSQVGLITLVGLVSKNGILIVEWANQLQIKGHDKLSAVREAAQVRLRAVLMTSVATVCGHFPLVLVTGPGAAARNSIGIIIVTGMAIGTIFTLFVVPCLYMLVAKDHAKAAAAEPKVADLDLDESTAGSSATS, encoded by the coding sequence ATGAAGTTCACCGATCTTTTCATCCGTCGCCCGGTCCTCGCGATCGTGGTAAATCTGCTGATCATCATCGGCGGTTTCCAAGCCTACCGGTCGCTCAACATTCGGCAGTATCCGCGGAGCGACAACGCCGCGGTCATCGTCCGAACCGTCTACGTGGGCGCCAATGCGGATCTCGTGCGTGGGTTCATAACGACTCCGCTCGAGCGCGCGATCGCCGCGGCCGACGGCATCGAGTATCTGCAGTCGGAGAGTGCGCAGAGTCTCTCCACCATCTCGGCCCGTTTGAAGCTCAATTACGACCCGACCAAGGCGCTGGCCGAGATCAGTGCCAAGGTCGATCAGGTACGTGGCGATTTGCCACCCGAAGCGGAGGTGCCGATCATCGACATCGAATCGGCCGACTCGCAGTTCGCCTCGGCCTACTTGAGTTTCTCGTCGTCGATTCTTCAGGAGAACGAGATCACCGACTACCTCGTGCGAGTCGTGCAGCCGAGACTCTCGGCGATCGAAGGCGTGCAGCGAGCGGAGATCTTGGGCGCACGCACCTTCGCGATGCGCATCTGGTTGGATCCTGACCGAATGGCGGCGCTCAACGTCAGCCCCGTACAGGTGCGCAGCGCGCTCGCGGCAAACAACTATCTCGCGGCTCTCGGGCAGACGAAGGGTGCGCTCATTCAAGTCAACCTCACGGCGAACACCGACCTCACGACAGTCGAGGAATTCAAGCGTCTCGTCGTGCGCGAGAGCGACGGAGCGATCGTGCGTCTTCAGGACATCGCGGACGTCGTCCTCGGTGCCGAGAGCTATGATGCCGAAGTGCGTTTCTCGGGCGAGTCCGCGACGTTCATCGGGGTTTTCGTCCTACCCAACGCCAATTCGATCGACGTGATTCGACGCGTGAACGTCGAGATGGAGAGCATTCGTGCCGATCTGCCTTCGGGCATGGAGGCGCGGGTCGCGTACGACGCGACCGACTACATCAACAGCGCAATCAACGAGGTCGTGAAGACGCTCACCGAGACGCTGTTGATCGTGATCGTCGTCATCTTCCTCTTCCTCGGTTCGTTTCGAGCCGTGATCGTACCCGTCGTGTCGATACCGGTGTCTCTCATCGGCGCCGTGTTCCTGATGCTGGTCTTCGGCTTCACCATCAACTTGCTCACGCTGCTGGCCGTCGTGCTTTCGGTCGGACTCGTGGTCGACGACGCGATCGTCGTGGTGGAGAACTGCGAACGCCATCTACGCGAGGGGAAGCGACCCATCGAGGCGGCGATCATCGGCGCCCGGGAGCTGATCGGGCCGGTCATTGCGATGACCGTCACGCTCGCTGCGGTATACGCTCCCATCGGTTTCCAAGGTGGGTTGACCGGCTCACTCTTCCGCGAGTTCGCCTTCACGCTCGCCGGCGCGGTCATGATTTCGGGATTCGTGGCGCTCACGCTCTCGCCGATGATGTCGTCGCGTCTGCTCACGCACGACGCCGACCAGCATTGGCTACCCGCGCACATCAACCGAGGGTTCGAGTGGCTGCGCGGCGTTTACGGGCGCCTGCTCGACGCGACGCTCGCGGCTCGGCCGGCCGTTTACGTCGTTTGGATCGGGCTGACTCTACTCGCGGTACCGATGTTCATGTTCTCACCCAAGGAACTGGCGCCTGCGGAGGATCAAGGCGTGATCTTCGGTATCGTCGATACGCCGTCGAATTCCACGCTCGAACAGACCTCCCTTTCCGCGAAGGCGGCCAACGACGTGTTTCTGGGCATACCGGAAGCGCAGTACACGTTTCAGATCACGTTTCCCACGGGAGGATTCGGCGGCGTCGTCGTCGCGCCGTGGGCCGAGCGGACCAGGTCGGTGCACGAGATTCTTCCGGAAGTGCAGCAAAAGACCGGGATGATTCCGGGCATCCGATTCCTGCCGATCGTCCCACAGGCCCTTCCGGGAGGGAGCAACTTCCCGGTCGAGTTCATCATCGCATCGACGGCCAACCACGAAGAGATCTTGGGCTTTGCGCAGGCAATCGCGGATCGTGCCATGGCGGTCGAGGGCATGTTCTACTTTCCCCCGATCATCGACACGAAGATCGACTTGCCGCAGTCGGAGTTGGTCATCGATCGCGACAAGGTCGCGGCGCTGGGGCTGAATTTGCAGCAGGTCGGTGCGGACGTCGGCTCCATGGTGGGCGGGAACTTCGTGAACCGATTCAGCATCGACGGGCGCAGCTACAAGGTGATCCCGCAGATCCGACGCGAAGCGAGGCTCAATCCCGAGCAACTCGGCAACATCCACGTCACCGGACCCGACGGTCGACTCGTGCCGTTGAGCACCATCGCAAGCATTCGTGAAACCACTCAGCCGCGTTCGCTCAACCGCTTCCAGCAGCTCAACGCCGTGAAGATCAGTGGAGTGTCCGGCAAACCGCTGGATGAAGCGTTGCGCACGCTGGAGGATCTCGCGGCCGAAATCCTGCCGGAGGGCTACAAGCTCGACTACACCGGAGACTCGCGACAGCTGCGCACGGAGGGCAACAAGTTCCTGCCCGCCTTCGCACTCGCGATCGTATTGATTTTCTTGGTACTCGCGGCGCAGTTCAACAGCTTCCGCGACCCGTTCGTCATCTTGTTGGGATCGGTGCCGCTGGCCATCTTCGGGGCGCTGATCTTCACCTTCCTGAAGATGCCAAACCCGAACCTGCCGTGGTGGACGGACGGGTTCACCACCACGATCAACATTTATTCGCAGGTGGGGCTCATCACGCTCGTCGGTCTCGTGTCCAAGAACGGAATTCTCATCGTCGAGTGGGCGAACCAGCTCCAGATCAAGGGACACGACAAACTGTCCGCCGTGCGCGAGGCGGCTCAGGTGCGCCTTCGCGCCGTGCTCATGACGAGCGTCGCGACGGTGTGCGGTCACTTTCCGCTCGTGCTCGTGACCGGCCCGGGTGCGGCTGCCCGCAACAGCATCGGTATCATCATCGTGACGGGTATGGCGATCGGTACGATCTTCACGCTCTTCGTCGTGCCGTGTCTCTACATGCTCGTGGCCAAGGATCACGCCAAAGCGGCCGCTGCGGAGCCTAAAGTCGCGGACCTCGATCTCGACGAGAGCACCGCCGGTTCGTCGGCGACCTCTTGA
- a CDS encoding efflux RND transporter periplasmic adaptor subunit, translated as MIKKVIFAVFGVVVVFATLAGLYAMMIRGLIAAGAAQGVQPEVVSVDEVRGDTWESTLTAVGSVVAYQGVTVAAEAEGVVREIAFEAGSHVEAGEVLVRIDSDVEEAQLRAIEASVELAETNVKRSRDLFANRTISRAELDAAEATLKQAAAQADNVRALIAKKAVRAPFAGRVGIRTISLGQFVNKGEALVSLQALDPVFVDFSLPQQTLTRIGTDLEVRVASDVFPEETLVGRLSAINPAIDSVTRNFKLQATFENESGRLVPGMFVNVAVVLPERRDVLYIPQTAVLYAPYGDSVFVVEEGRDANGENRLTVRQQFVRTGEKRGDFVVVTSGLEVGQRIASTGVFKLRNGSTIVASDVATPTPSLAPRPANS; from the coding sequence ATGATCAAGAAAGTGATATTTGCCGTGTTCGGCGTGGTCGTGGTCTTCGCCACTTTGGCGGGGCTCTACGCGATGATGATTCGCGGCCTGATCGCCGCCGGTGCCGCGCAGGGCGTGCAGCCCGAGGTGGTGAGCGTCGACGAAGTGCGAGGCGATACGTGGGAGTCTACGCTTACGGCGGTGGGTTCCGTCGTGGCGTATCAAGGCGTCACGGTCGCGGCGGAGGCCGAAGGCGTGGTTCGCGAAATCGCGTTCGAGGCCGGCAGCCACGTCGAAGCCGGGGAGGTGCTGGTGCGCATCGATTCGGATGTGGAGGAGGCGCAACTGCGCGCGATCGAAGCTTCGGTCGAACTCGCGGAGACGAACGTGAAGCGCTCGCGGGATCTCTTCGCCAACAGGACGATCTCGCGGGCTGAGCTCGATGCGGCGGAGGCGACTTTGAAGCAGGCGGCAGCGCAGGCGGACAACGTTCGCGCGCTGATCGCGAAGAAGGCGGTGCGCGCGCCGTTCGCAGGTCGGGTTGGCATTCGCACCATCAGTCTCGGCCAGTTCGTGAACAAGGGCGAGGCGTTGGTCTCGCTTCAGGCGCTCGATCCGGTCTTCGTCGACTTCTCGCTCCCGCAGCAGACGCTCACGCGTATCGGGACCGATTTGGAGGTGCGTGTGGCCTCGGACGTGTTTCCCGAGGAAACCCTCGTCGGTCGGCTCAGCGCCATCAATCCGGCCATCGATTCGGTCACGCGGAACTTCAAGCTTCAGGCGACGTTCGAAAACGAGTCCGGACGCCTGGTCCCGGGCATGTTCGTGAACGTCGCCGTCGTCCTCCCGGAGAGACGCGACGTCCTCTACATCCCGCAGACCGCAGTGCTTTACGCGCCGTACGGCGATTCGGTCTTCGTGGTGGAAGAAGGACGTGACGCCAACGGTGAAAACAGGCTCACCGTGCGGCAGCAGTTCGTCCGCACCGGCGAGAAGCGCGGTGACTTCGTCGTCGTCACCTCCGGGCTCGAAGTCGGTCAACGCATCGCTTCGACGGGAGTGTTCAAACTTCGCAACGGCTCGACGATCGTGGCCAGCGACGTCGCCACTCCGACACCCAGCCTCGCGCCGCGACCAGCCAATTCCTGA
- a CDS encoding TetR/AcrR family transcriptional regulator, with protein MERVLARVDFSKGTLYNHFTCREDLIVALHAECFAEHCEIFSRGALFRGRPRERAFAALIGSELYDRLTTFRFTPCATSDILGVASERWREAFTSNLRENVLVFGGIVRDGIAQEDLPEHHDPEQIASSVWSIWEGSEALRRAGLIYRNWPTQRFIRARDDMVATLLDGFSWRPLSHEHDYAASRRRILAEVFPKEAATTGLAEEALG; from the coding sequence ATGGAGCGCGTACTCGCCCGGGTCGATTTCTCCAAAGGCACTCTCTACAATCACTTCACGTGCCGCGAAGATCTCATCGTCGCACTTCACGCCGAGTGCTTCGCCGAGCACTGCGAGATCTTCTCGCGAGGCGCCCTCTTTCGGGGGCGTCCACGGGAACGGGCTTTCGCCGCGCTCATCGGAAGCGAACTCTACGATCGCTTGACGACGTTTCGCTTCACCCCGTGTGCGACGAGCGACATCCTCGGGGTCGCGTCCGAACGCTGGCGCGAAGCCTTCACGTCCAACCTCAGGGAAAACGTCCTCGTGTTCGGCGGCATCGTGCGCGACGGCATCGCGCAAGAGGACTTGCCCGAGCATCACGACCCCGAACAAATCGCCTCTTCGGTTTGGTCCATATGGGAGGGCTCGGAAGCCCTTCGCCGAGCGGGCCTCATTTACCGCAACTGGCCCACCCAGCGATTCATTCGCGCGCGCGACGACATGGTGGCGACGCTGCTCGACGGCTTTTCCTGGCGACCGCTCTCACACGAGCACGACTATGCCGCCAGTCGCCGCCGCATCCTCGCCGAAGTGTTTCCGAAGGAAGCCGCCACCACGGGTTTGGCCGAGGAAGCGCTTGGTTGA
- the creD gene encoding cell envelope integrity protein CreD, producing MSRPGPIVQKALMIGVLVLLLQVAVFMIHGVLEGRRGYRDEATAGIAAAWGGAQTLAGPILVVPYTVQVKVEEQTQVGERWVRSQAIREVPGEAFFLPDTLDVSGSMECSERYRGVFRLPVYRTRLDVKAKFTATSDMLEARGATPDWSRAVLVVALGDSRGLRATPRFASAGVEGVFRPGRNREGWPGTIEADLPREDAGEFAVEFSLDLQGAPRLAVSPSGESNLVRLSGNWSDPSFDGASLPSWREIVDTGFQARWESTHFGRGFPQQWLEQDGRRPVDLATMQRAASGVTLADPVDAYRLVERSLKYALLVIVLIFAVFLLFELTCGRRVHPLQYALIGGALVLFYLGFLALGDFAESAVAYGTAALVSSALVTGYAWSVLKTGVRAVVVGCGLAATYGGLYVILRMQDFALLAGTAALFALLAAIMWVTRRIDWYGDSVGGEKSARG from the coding sequence ATGTCGCGTCCCGGCCCGATCGTGCAGAAGGCATTGATGATCGGCGTGCTCGTGTTGTTGCTTCAAGTCGCGGTCTTCATGATCCACGGCGTGCTCGAAGGGCGACGTGGCTATCGTGACGAGGCGACCGCGGGCATCGCGGCGGCATGGGGCGGCGCACAGACTCTGGCGGGGCCGATACTGGTGGTGCCGTACACGGTGCAAGTGAAGGTGGAAGAGCAGACGCAGGTGGGGGAGCGCTGGGTGCGTTCGCAGGCGATCCGAGAGGTTCCGGGCGAGGCGTTCTTCCTGCCGGATACGCTGGATGTCTCGGGATCGATGGAGTGCTCGGAGCGTTATCGGGGTGTCTTCCGTCTTCCGGTCTACCGCACGCGGCTCGATGTGAAGGCGAAGTTCACCGCGACGAGCGACATGCTCGAAGCGCGAGGTGCGACTCCGGACTGGAGCCGCGCGGTGCTCGTCGTGGCGTTGGGAGACAGTCGCGGGCTGCGGGCGACGCCGCGCTTCGCGAGTGCCGGAGTCGAGGGAGTGTTTCGTCCGGGACGTAATAGGGAAGGCTGGCCAGGGACGATCGAAGCGGACCTGCCGCGTGAGGATGCAGGGGAGTTCGCAGTCGAGTTCTCGCTCGACCTGCAAGGTGCGCCGCGTTTGGCGGTATCGCCCTCGGGGGAAAGCAATCTCGTGCGTCTGTCGGGAAACTGGTCCGATCCGAGCTTCGACGGCGCGTCGCTGCCCTCGTGGCGTGAGATTGTGGATACGGGATTTCAAGCGCGGTGGGAGAGCACGCACTTCGGACGAGGTTTCCCCCAACAGTGGCTGGAGCAGGATGGGCGACGGCCGGTGGATCTCGCCACGATGCAGCGTGCGGCGTCCGGTGTGACGTTGGCGGATCCCGTGGATGCGTATCGCTTGGTGGAGCGGTCGTTGAAGTACGCGTTGCTCGTGATCGTGCTGATCTTCGCCGTGTTTCTCCTCTTCGAGCTCACGTGCGGACGACGCGTGCATCCGCTCCAGTACGCGCTGATCGGTGGTGCGTTGGTGTTGTTTTACCTCGGCTTTCTCGCGTTGGGGGACTTCGCCGAGAGCGCCGTCGCGTACGGAACGGCGGCGTTGGTTTCGAGTGCGCTCGTGACCGGCTACGCCTGGAGCGTGCTGAAGACGGGCGTGCGAGCGGTCGTGGTCGGATGCGGGCTCGCCGCGACTTACGGCGGACTCTACGTGATCCTGCGGATGCAGGACTTCGCTTTGCTCGCGGGCACGGCTGCGTTGTTCGCGCTCTTGGCGGCCATCATGTGGGTGACGCGACGCATCGATTGGTACGGGGATTCGGTCGGCGGCGAGAAGTCTGCGCGCGGGTGA
- a CDS encoding glycosyltransferase family 1 protein, protein MVSTHGYVAAEPPLGAADTGGQVVYVLELSKKLAQLGYDVDIWTRRFENQPAVDVVDSRVRVLRMPCGGDAFIPKEYLARDLLEWSENALRYIRRHDLQYAFINSHYWDAGVAAQRIAEATSTPHIHTPHSLGIWKKRQMETDYPQKADTFEKEFNFSERIKHETILYRTCEKVVATTPPQVDLIVGDYGVAGRRVHMIPPGYDDNRFFPVSAASRQMLRKRLRFADPTILALGRLATNKGYDLLIEGFSLVAERIPTARLHLAVGGAKMDKQERRILADLKARVKKHGLGKQVVFGGFISDEELPDYYRAADMFVLSSRYEPFGMTAIEAMACGTPTVVTTHGGLIRAVTFGRHALYADPFDREDLGITMVKPLLHPRLQQRLARMGAHKARSLFTWTGIAQQLISLAEGRTSESAMVEDEWDEPWNDGE, encoded by the coding sequence ATGGTATCCACTCATGGATACGTCGCAGCCGAACCCCCTCTCGGTGCGGCCGACACCGGCGGTCAGGTCGTCTACGTGCTCGAACTCTCCAAGAAACTCGCGCAACTCGGATACGACGTCGACATCTGGACGCGTCGCTTCGAAAACCAGCCCGCCGTCGACGTCGTCGACAGCCGCGTCCGCGTCCTGCGCATGCCGTGCGGGGGCGACGCCTTCATCCCCAAGGAATACCTCGCGCGCGACTTGCTCGAATGGAGCGAGAACGCTCTCCGCTACATCCGCCGTCACGACCTCCAATACGCCTTCATCAACAGCCACTACTGGGACGCGGGCGTGGCAGCACAGCGTATCGCCGAAGCGACGAGCACCCCGCACATCCACACGCCGCATTCCCTCGGCATCTGGAAGAAGCGACAGATGGAGACCGACTATCCCCAAAAAGCGGATACGTTCGAAAAGGAGTTCAACTTCAGCGAACGCATCAAGCACGAGACCATCCTCTATCGCACATGCGAAAAGGTCGTCGCCACGACTCCTCCGCAAGTCGACCTGATCGTCGGCGATTACGGCGTGGCCGGACGCCGCGTGCACATGATCCCGCCGGGCTACGACGACAATCGCTTCTTTCCCGTCAGCGCCGCTTCCCGGCAGATGCTGCGGAAGCGCCTTCGCTTCGCCGATCCCACCATCCTCGCGCTCGGCAGACTCGCGACGAATAAAGGCTACGATCTCCTCATCGAAGGTTTTTCCCTCGTTGCCGAACGCATACCGACCGCGAGGCTCCACCTCGCCGTCGGAGGCGCCAAGATGGACAAACAAGAGCGCCGCATCCTCGCCGACCTGAAGGCGCGAGTAAAGAAGCACGGCCTCGGCAAACAGGTCGTGTTCGGAGGGTTCATCTCCGACGAGGAACTTCCCGACTACTACCGCGCGGCCGACATGTTCGTGTTGAGCAGTCGTTACGAACCCTTCGGCATGACCGCCATCGAGGCGATGGCGTGCGGCACGCCGACCGTCGTCACCACCCACGGCGGATTGATCCGGGCCGTCACCTTCGGCCGCCACGCGCTCTACGCGGATCCCTTCGACCGTGAGGACCTCGGCATCACCATGGTGAAACCGCTCCTTCACCCGCGTCTCCAGCAGCGGCTCGCCCGCATGGGTGCCCACAAGGCGCGCAGCCTCTTCACCTGGACCGGAATCGCCCAGCAACTCATCAGCCTCGCCGAAGGCCGCACGAGCGAAAGTGCAATGGTCGAGGACGAGTGGGACGAACCGTGGAACGACGGCGAGTGA
- a CDS encoding carbohydrate kinase yields MRTTQPTVVCFGEILWDFLPAGLFVGGAPFNVAYHLHCHGVAAHLLSAVGDDLLGEELLRRMQAWGLSTGSVARLGTHPTGYVRATLGTGGDARYTIVENVAWDHVQVTPSALALSARADAVVFGSLAQRGEANRLALDTLLAALPDRALRVFDVNLRAPFDDLALVRRLASNATLLKVNSDEAARLAEGTPDEIEANARTISRTCGCPRVCVTGGARGAGLLDEGRWHWEHGRPVEVEDTIGAGDAFLACLVAGLVQGPVDVADVLTKACRLGEWVATQRGATPDYATNKT; encoded by the coding sequence ATGCGAACCACCCAGCCGACCGTCGTTTGCTTCGGGGAGATCCTCTGGGACTTCCTGCCCGCCGGCCTCTTCGTCGGAGGCGCGCCGTTCAACGTCGCCTACCACCTGCATTGCCACGGCGTCGCCGCTCACCTGCTGTCCGCCGTGGGTGACGACTTGCTCGGCGAAGAACTGCTCCGCCGCATGCAGGCGTGGGGATTGTCTACCGGCAGCGTCGCTCGCCTCGGCACGCACCCCACCGGCTACGTCCGCGCCACGCTCGGAACCGGCGGCGACGCGCGCTACACGATCGTCGAAAACGTCGCATGGGATCACGTGCAGGTGACTCCGTCCGCCCTAGCGCTATCCGCGCGTGCCGATGCCGTCGTCTTCGGTTCGCTCGCTCAACGCGGCGAAGCGAATCGGCTCGCACTCGACACGCTGCTCGCGGCCCTGCCCGACCGCGCCCTGCGCGTGTTCGACGTCAACCTCCGCGCCCCCTTCGACGATCTCGCGCTGGTCCGCCGCCTCGCGTCGAACGCGACGTTGCTGAAGGTCAATTCCGACGAAGCCGCTCGCCTCGCGGAAGGCACGCCGGACGAAATCGAGGCAAACGCGCGCACGATCTCGCGGACTTGCGGATGCCCTCGTGTCTGCGTCACGGGTGGCGCACGCGGTGCCGGTCTCCTCGACGAAGGGCGTTGGCACTGGGAGCACGGTCGACCGGTCGAAGTCGAAGACACGATCGGCGCGGGAGATGCTTTTCTGGCCTGCCTCGTCGCAGGCCTCGTCCAAGGTCCGGTCGACGTCGCCGACGTCCTCACCAAAGCCTGCAGGCTCGGCGAATGGGTCGCCACGCAACGCGGCGCGACACCGGACTACGCAACCAACAAGACCTGA
- a CDS encoding mechanosensitive ion channel family protein, protein MEIPQIQLPPLDVLLARSVAVLAILAGAVLVRFLVSRGLDLLAGRTRLSTTDVAPLRKIAGWLVTAVAFVLLLGAFGIELTGVWAVLTTVLAMIAIGFVAVWSILSNVSCTFVILFFRPFNIGDEIEFAGEPVKGRVVDLNFLFTTIKTEDDAVMQIPNNLVFQKVLKRRHGHGAVSLAEKLGRRSEEPVGASS, encoded by the coding sequence ATGGAGATACCACAAATCCAACTTCCTCCTCTCGACGTCCTCCTCGCGCGCTCCGTCGCCGTGCTGGCCATCCTCGCCGGTGCGGTCCTCGTGCGCTTCCTTGTCTCGCGCGGGCTCGACCTGCTGGCCGGCCGTACCCGGTTGTCCACTACGGACGTCGCGCCGCTACGCAAGATCGCGGGCTGGCTCGTGACCGCCGTCGCCTTCGTGCTGCTGCTCGGTGCCTTCGGTATCGAACTCACCGGTGTCTGGGCGGTTCTCACCACCGTGTTGGCGATGATCGCGATCGGTTTCGTCGCGGTGTGGAGCATCCTCAGCAACGTCTCGTGCACGTTCGTCATCCTCTTCTTTCGCCCTTTCAACATCGGAGACGAGATCGAGTTCGCCGGCGAACCGGTGAAGGGCCGAGTCGTGGACCTGAACTTCCTCTTCACGACGATCAAGACCGAGGACGACGCGGTGATGCAAATCCCGAACAATCTCGTCTTCCAGAAGGTACTGAAACGTCGGCACGGACACGGCGCCGTCTCCCTCGCGGAGAAGCTCGGTCGTCGCTCCGAGGAACCCGTCGGCGCGAGCTCCTGA
- a CDS encoding SDR family oxidoreductase, whose amino-acid sequence MSARARKRPPSVVITGASQGIGAAVAACFAREVQGVRLALLARNANNLRKIATACRRLGAEADVVPCDASDEASVAAAAHTVLGAGGAPDVLVNNAGRFAGASFLEITTEAFDSLVRDNLRSVFLVSKAFVPAMAKRGSGHVFNMSSIAGLQAYPAGAGYCAAKFGVTGLSAVMRRELRENGVQVTTVFPGATWTPSWAGSGFGPERMMPAESIAKAIVDAWRLGPAAVVEDIVLRPPGGDL is encoded by the coding sequence ATGAGCGCGCGAGCCCGCAAGCGCCCGCCGTCGGTCGTGATCACGGGTGCGTCCCAAGGCATCGGTGCGGCCGTGGCCGCGTGCTTCGCCCGCGAGGTGCAGGGCGTGCGACTCGCGTTGTTGGCCCGAAACGCAAACAACCTCCGCAAGATCGCGACCGCGTGCCGACGTCTCGGAGCCGAGGCCGACGTCGTTCCTTGCGACGCGAGCGACGAGGCTTCGGTCGCCGCGGCGGCGCACACGGTGCTTGGAGCCGGCGGTGCGCCGGACGTGCTCGTGAACAACGCCGGACGTTTCGCGGGTGCGTCGTTTCTGGAAATCACCACGGAGGCCTTCGATTCGCTCGTGCGCGACAACCTTAGAAGCGTGTTTCTCGTGTCGAAGGCGTTCGTTCCCGCGATGGCGAAACGTGGGAGCGGGCACGTCTTCAACATGAGTTCCATAGCAGGCCTGCAGGCGTATCCTGCCGGAGCGGGCTATTGTGCGGCGAAGTTCGGCGTCACGGGCTTGAGCGCGGTGATGCGACGTGAACTGCGCGAGAACGGCGTGCAGGTCACGACCGTGTTCCCGGGCGCGACATGGACGCCCTCGTGGGCGGGGTCGGGCTTCGGCCCGGAACGGATGATGCCGGCGGAAAGCATCGCGAAAGCGATCGTCGATGCCTGGCGGCTCGGCCCGGCCGCCGTGGTGGAGGACATCGTCCTGCGTCCACCCGGCGGCGACCTGTAG
- the folE2 gene encoding GTP cyclohydrolase FolE2, with amino-acid sequence MKKQPRLYLHRTASGAEPRISRRFDEKHRPTPAEMAELPDMMCAVDAIQGANVPIQQVGVSNFKLPLKFAVKRGQPVVLETSVTGSVSLQADLKGINMSRIVRSFYDHADRVFSLDVLERILAGYRRKVGSLEARIKLSFSYPILQHSLRSGLAGHQFYKVAFEGTMDREGRFRKFVHFDFVYSSACPCSAELSEHARDTRGAYAIPHSQRSKARVIVEVAPGRKLAIEDLHAHCLRALKTETQVMVKREDEQAFAEMNGAYIKFVEDAARLVYERLVSDVRIHDFQVACSHLESLHSHDAISVICKGVPGGFAADFNDFQSLIC; translated from the coding sequence ATGAAGAAACAACCCAGACTCTACCTTCACCGGACGGCCTCCGGAGCGGAACCGCGCATCTCGCGACGCTTCGACGAGAAACACCGGCCTACGCCGGCCGAGATGGCCGAACTGCCCGACATGATGTGCGCCGTGGACGCCATCCAGGGCGCCAACGTGCCCATCCAGCAAGTGGGCGTATCCAACTTCAAACTACCCTTGAAGTTCGCCGTGAAGCGCGGCCAGCCCGTCGTGCTGGAGACGAGTGTGACCGGCTCGGTGTCTCTCCAAGCCGATCTCAAGGGCATCAACATGTCGCGCATCGTTCGCTCGTTCTACGACCACGCGGATCGCGTCTTTTCGTTGGACGTGCTCGAGCGCATCCTCGCCGGCTACCGCCGCAAAGTGGGTAGCCTCGAGGCTCGGATCAAACTCTCCTTTTCGTATCCGATTCTCCAACACAGCTTGCGCAGCGGCCTCGCCGGGCACCAGTTCTACAAGGTCGCGTTCGAAGGCACGATGGACCGGGAGGGGCGTTTTCGGAAGTTCGTCCACTTCGACTTCGTCTACTCCTCGGCCTGTCCGTGCTCGGCGGAGCTCTCGGAGCACGCGCGCGACACGCGGGGCGCCTACGCGATCCCGCATTCGCAGCGCAGCAAGGCGCGGGTGATCGTGGAAGTGGCGCCGGGGCGCAAGCTGGCGATCGAGGATCTCCACGCGCACTGCCTGCGTGCGCTCAAGACGGAGACGCAGGTGATGGTGAAGCGCGAAGACGAGCAAGCCTTCGCGGAGATGAACGGCGCCTACATCAAGTTCGTGGAGGACGCCGCCCGGCTCGTCTACGAACGTCTCGTATCGGACGTGCGGATACACGACTTCCAAGTGGCCTGCTCGCACCTCGAATCATTGCACTCGCACGACGCGATCTCGGTGATCTGCAAGGGTGTGCCGGGTGGCTTCGCGGCCGACTTCAACGACTTCCAGAGCCTGATCTGCTGA